In the Pseudonocardia cypriaca genome, one interval contains:
- a CDS encoding o-succinylbenzoate synthase, whose protein sequence is MLDVYAIPLTTRFRGITVREGVLIEGPAGWGEFCPFADYDDRESAPWLAAAREAAEEGWPEPVRDRVAVNCIVPAVGPERAQEIVRASGCATAKVKVADGAGSLPADLERVAAVRDALGPAGAIRVDANAAWSVDEAVDAIAALDREAGGLQYVEQPCRTVDELAAVRRKVDVPIAADESIRRAEDPLRVAVAGAADVAVLKVAPLGGVRRALAVAEACGLPCVVSSALETSVGMAAELALAGALPRLDMACGLGTGALLTADVVDDPIRPRDGWLPVPRRAPEPVRRSAVAAGPDRVRWWQERLTRVAAAL, encoded by the coding sequence GTGCTCGACGTCTACGCCATCCCGCTGACCACTCGTTTCCGGGGGATCACGGTCCGCGAGGGAGTGCTGATCGAGGGTCCGGCCGGGTGGGGGGAGTTCTGCCCGTTCGCCGACTACGACGACCGGGAGTCGGCGCCCTGGCTCGCCGCCGCGCGGGAGGCGGCCGAGGAGGGCTGGCCCGAGCCGGTGCGGGACCGGGTCGCGGTGAACTGCATCGTGCCGGCCGTCGGTCCGGAGCGGGCGCAGGAGATCGTGCGGGCATCGGGTTGTGCCACGGCGAAGGTCAAGGTCGCCGACGGGGCCGGCTCGCTGCCCGCCGACCTGGAGCGGGTGGCCGCCGTCCGCGATGCGCTGGGCCCGGCGGGGGCGATCCGGGTGGACGCCAACGCCGCGTGGAGCGTCGACGAGGCGGTCGACGCGATCGCCGCGCTGGACCGCGAGGCGGGCGGGCTGCAGTACGTCGAGCAGCCCTGCCGGACCGTCGACGAGCTGGCGGCGGTCCGCCGCAAGGTCGACGTCCCGATCGCGGCGGACGAGTCGATCCGCCGGGCCGAGGACCCGTTGCGGGTGGCCGTGGCCGGGGCGGCGGACGTCGCGGTGCTGAAGGTCGCGCCGCTCGGCGGCGTCCGGAGGGCATTGGCCGTCGCGGAGGCGTGCGGGCTGCCGTGCGTGGTGTCGTCTGCGCTGGAGACGAGCGTCGGCATGGCGGCCGAGCTGGCGCTGGCCGGGGCGCTGCCGCGGCTGGACATGGCGTGCGGCCTCGGTACGGGCGCGTTGCTCACCGCGGACGTGGTCGACGACCCGATCCGACCCCGGGACGGCTGGCTCCCGGTGCCGCGGCGCGCGCCCGAGCCGGTTCGGCGCTCGGCCGTCGCCGCCGGTCCGGACCGCGTGCGCTGGTGGCAGGAGCGGCTCACCCGAGTTGCGGCCGCCCTCTGA
- a CDS encoding flavin-containing monooxygenase: MHETHVDVAIVGSGFAGLGAAVRLRGAGREDFLILEKGDSLGGTWRDNTYPGCACDVQSHLYSFSFAPNPEWTRTFARQPEIRAYLERVADRFGLRDRVRFGAEVTAARWVGKGWELQLADGSQVHARVVVWGTGALHEPSVPDLPGLDEFTGTVFHSAQWRHDHDLTGRRVAVIGTGASAIQFVPAIQPRVASLTLFQRTAPWVLPKPDRPVPAAMRRLYRAVPAVQRLQRALIYARNEMLVSGFLKPRRMALIERFARSYLHRVFADRPDLEAKVTPDFTIGCKRILMSNDYYPALKRPNVDVVTEKIVRVTPNGVITADGVEHEVDTIIFGTGFTVGAGLGKSVPITGRDGVRLADQGAVEGFLGTTIAGFPNLFVLTGPNTGLGHSSMVFMIESQLNYVLDALRVLDEHGAVALDTRRDRQEAYNARLQGRLDGSVWTAGGCASWYLDDDGRNRTLWPGYTFDFRRRTRKVRPADHELLA; this comes from the coding sequence ATGCACGAGACGCACGTGGACGTTGCGATCGTCGGGAGCGGGTTCGCCGGCCTCGGCGCCGCGGTACGGCTGCGCGGGGCGGGTCGCGAGGACTTCCTGATCCTGGAGAAGGGCGACAGCCTCGGCGGCACGTGGCGCGACAACACATACCCGGGCTGCGCCTGCGACGTGCAGTCGCACCTGTACTCGTTCTCCTTCGCGCCGAACCCGGAGTGGACGCGCACGTTCGCCCGGCAACCGGAGATCCGCGCCTACCTGGAGCGCGTCGCCGACCGGTTCGGGCTGCGCGACCGGGTCCGCTTCGGCGCCGAGGTCACCGCGGCGCGCTGGGTGGGTAAGGGCTGGGAGCTGCAGCTCGCGGACGGCTCGCAGGTGCACGCGCGCGTCGTCGTATGGGGTACCGGGGCGCTGCACGAGCCGTCCGTGCCCGACCTCCCGGGCCTCGACGAGTTCACCGGCACCGTGTTCCACTCCGCGCAGTGGCGCCACGACCACGACCTGACCGGCCGGCGCGTCGCCGTCATCGGGACGGGGGCGAGCGCGATCCAGTTCGTGCCGGCGATCCAGCCGCGGGTCGCCTCGCTGACGCTGTTCCAGCGCACCGCGCCGTGGGTGCTGCCGAAGCCCGACCGTCCGGTGCCCGCCGCGATGCGCCGGCTCTACCGGGCCGTTCCGGCGGTCCAGCGGCTGCAGCGCGCGTTGATCTACGCCCGCAACGAGATGCTCGTCAGCGGGTTCCTGAAGCCGCGGCGGATGGCGTTGATCGAGCGGTTCGCCCGCTCCTACCTGCACCGGGTGTTCGCCGACCGGCCCGACCTCGAGGCCAAGGTCACCCCGGACTTCACCATCGGCTGCAAGCGCATCCTGATGTCCAACGACTACTACCCGGCGCTCAAGCGCCCCAACGTCGACGTCGTCACCGAGAAGATCGTGCGGGTCACGCCGAACGGGGTGATCACGGCCGACGGCGTCGAGCACGAGGTCGACACGATCATCTTCGGCACCGGGTTCACGGTCGGGGCCGGGCTGGGCAAGTCGGTGCCGATCACCGGCCGCGACGGCGTGCGGCTCGCCGACCAGGGCGCCGTCGAGGGCTTCCTGGGCACGACGATCGCCGGGTTCCCGAACCTGTTCGTCCTCACCGGCCCGAACACCGGGCTCGGGCACAGCTCGATGGTCTTCATGATCGAGTCGCAGCTGAACTACGTGCTGGACGCGTTGCGCGTGCTCGACGAGCACGGCGCCGTGGCCCTGGACACCCGCCGGGACCGCCAGGAGGCCTACAACGCCCGGCTGCAGGGCCGGCTCGACGGCTCGGTGTGGACCGCGGGCGGCTGTGCGAGCTGGTACCTCGACGACGACGGCCGCAACCGCACCCTCTGGCCGGGCTACACCTTCGACTTCCGCCGCCGCACCCGCAAGGTCCGCCCCGCGGACCACGAGCTGCTCGCGTAG